A part of Desulfobulbaceae bacterium DB1 genomic DNA contains:
- a CDS encoding cobalamin biosynthesis protein CobD, whose protein sequence is MTLLSQIIAALLLDALLGDPRSLPHPVRLIGALAAWAEKGCRRLIVHERLAGIAAVAVVLTGTGLTGWGLIRLAALFHPLAGDAVAVLLLYFCFAARDLADHSRAVARALNAGDIPMARRKVAMIVGRDTEGLDEAGIVRATVESVAENIVDGVTAPLFYAFVGGPVAALVYKAINTLDSTFGYKNERYLRFGWAAARLDDAANFLPARLSGLIAVVAAFLLGENGRGAWRILRRDRLAHASPNSGHTEAAVAGALGLRLGGVNSYFGKPLAKPFIGEPLHEPKSGHINRANRLLAATTVLAVLLLAAIRFFVAP, encoded by the coding sequence ATGACGCTTCTTTCCCAGATCATCGCCGCCCTGCTGCTCGATGCCCTGCTCGGCGACCCGCGCTCTCTGCCCCATCCGGTGCGGTTGATCGGCGCGCTTGCCGCTTGGGCGGAAAAGGGCTGCCGCAGGCTTATCGTTCATGAACGGCTGGCCGGGATTGCGGCGGTTGCCGTGGTCCTGACCGGCACCGGGCTGACGGGCTGGGGTCTTATCCGCCTGGCTGCCCTTTTTCATCCCCTGGCCGGTGACGCGGTTGCCGTGCTGCTGCTTTATTTCTGCTTTGCCGCCCGGGATCTGGCCGACCACAGCCGGGCCGTGGCCCGCGCCCTGAATGCCGGAGATATCCCCATGGCGCGCCGCAAAGTGGCGATGATCGTCGGCCGGGACACGGAAGGGCTGGACGAGGCGGGCATTGTCCGGGCCACGGTGGAAAGCGTGGCGGAAAACATCGTTGACGGCGTCACCGCCCCGCTTTTCTATGCCTTTGTCGGCGGGCCGGTGGCGGCACTTGTTTATAAGGCGATCAATACCCTGGATTCCACCTTCGGCTATAAAAACGAGCGCTACCTGCGCTTCGGCTGGGCCGCGGCCCGGCTCGACGACGCAGCCAATTTCCTGCCCGCCCGTCTTTCCGGGCTGATCGCGGTGGTGGCCGCCTTTTTGCTCGGCGAAAACGGCAGAGGGGCCTGGCGCATCTTGCGGCGGGACCGGCTGGCCCATGCCAGCCCCAATTCCGGCCACACCGAGGCGGCGGTGGCCGGGGCCTTGGGCCTGCGGTTGGGCGGGGTGAACAGCTATTTCGGCAAACCGCTGGCAAAGCCCTTTATCGGCGAGCCGCTGCATGAGCCAAAGTCAGGTCACATCAATCGTGCCAACCGGTTGCTTGCGGCAACCACCGTTTTGGCCGTGCTCCTGCTCGCGGCAATCAGGTTTTTTGTTGCCCCATGA